One Punica granatum isolate Tunisia-2019 chromosome 3, ASM765513v2, whole genome shotgun sequence genomic window carries:
- the LOC116199175 gene encoding sugar transport protein 8-like, whose amino-acid sequence MPTVAALESGGGGGQDFPAKLTGQVLICSIIAAFGGLMFGYDIGISGGVTSMDSFLMKFFHEVYERKHEVKENNYCKYDNEYLQLFTSSLYLAAIVASFAASLFCKRFGRKPTIQAASIFFLLGAILDAAALNIYMLIAGRLFLGAGVGFGNQAVPLFISEIAPARYRGGLNICFQLLITVGILVANVINYGTSQLQEYGWRISLGGAAVPAIILLVGSFIIVETPTSLIERGKLEAGLKTLRRIRGVHDVDREFEEILHATELAKKVETNSFRNLMKRSSRPQLICGTILQVFQQFTGINVIMFYAPVLFQTMGFGSSASLLSAVVTGLVNVISTLVAIFTVDRFGRRVLLLESVFQMLIAQSVMGGILMKFLQSTNEMPQIYAKIVALLVCVFVAGFAWSWGPLGWLIPSEIFPLETRNAGFFFAVSMNMLCTFLIAQAFLSMLCRMRSGIFFFFSAWIVLMGLFAGFFLPETKGIPIDEMNERAWKKHWFWKRYFDEEESPAPAHLEWKDTMTRN is encoded by the exons ATGCCGACAGTGGCAGCACTTGAATCAGGCGGCGGCGGAGGGCAGGACTTTCCGGCAAAGCTGACGGGGCAGGTGCTGATCTGCAGCATCATTGCAGCCTTCGGTGGTCTCATGTTCGGTTATGACATCGGAATTTCCG GGGGAGTGACGTCCATGGACAGTTTCCTGATGAAGTTCTTCCATGAAGTCTACGAGAGGAAGCACGAGGTCAAGGAGAACAACTACTGCAAGTACGATAATGAGTACCTTCAGCTCTTCACGTCTTCCCTCTACCTGGCAGCAATCGTGGCCAGCTTCGCAGCCTCATTGTTCTGCAAGCGGTTCGGCCGCAAACCAACCATTCAGGCTGCCtccatcttcttccttttgGGTGCCATCCTTGATGCTGCGGCACTGAACATTTACATGCTCATCGCCGGCAGGCTGTTCCTTGGTGCCGGAGTTGGTTTCGGGAATCAG GCAGTTCCCCTTTTCATATCGGAGATAGCCCCAGCAAGATACAGGGGAGGCCTCAACATATGCTTCCAGCTCCTAATCACTGTCGGGATCCTCGTGGCGAATGTCATCAACTATGGGACTTCCCAACTCCAAGAGTACGGTTGGCGCATCTCTCTTGGTGGCGCTGCAGTCCCTGCCATCATTCTCCTCGTTGGCTCATTCATCATTGTAGAGACCCCCACGAGCCTAATCGAACGCGGGAAACTGGAGGCCGGCCTGAAGACTCTCCGGAGGATCCGAGGGGTCCATGACGTGGACAGGGAGTTCGAGGAGATACTACATGCCACGGAACTGGCAAAAAAG GTCGAGACAAACTCGTTCAGGAACTTGATGAAGCGATCCAGCCGACCTCAGCTCATCTGCGGGACAATCCTTCAGGTGTTCCAGCAGTTCACTGGCATCAATGTGATCATGTTCTATGCACCCGTTCTGTTCCAGACCATGGGCTTTGGGAGCAGCGCATCGCTGCTATCGGCAGTAGTAACGGGCCTAGTCAATGTCATCTCAACCTTGGTTGCAATTTTTACGGTTGATCGGTTTGGGCGAAGAGTGCTACTACTGGAATCTGTATTTCAGATGCTCATTGCTCAG AGCGTGATGGGGGGAATCCTGATGAAGTTCTTACAGTCCACGAACGAGATGCCCCAGATCTATGCGAAGATCGTGGCGCTCCTAGTGTGTGTCTTTGTGGCAGGCTTTGCGTGGTCGTGGGGTCCGCTGGGGTGGCTGATCCCGAGCGAGATCTTCCCACTTGAGACCCGGAATGCCGGGTTCTTCTTCGCAGTGAGCATGAACATGCTCTGCACCTTCCTCATTGCTCAGGCCTTCCTCTCAATGCTGTGCCGAATGAGGTCCggaatcttcttctttttctctgcCTGGATCGTCCTGATGGGCCTGTTCGCCGGCTTCTTTCTGCCGGAAACCAAGGGGATTCCGATCGATGAGATGAATGAGCGGGCTTGGAAGAAGCACTGGTTCTGGAAGAGGTACTTCGATGAGGAGGAGAGTCCAGCTCCAGCCCACTTGGAATGGAAGGACACCATGACCAGAAACTAG